A genomic region of Micromonospora sp. NBC_01796 contains the following coding sequences:
- a CDS encoding polysaccharide deacetylase family protein, with product MSRPRSRLLLGVLVAVAVLGTATAAVGLTGTLSPPDRAPSTGGAPGPDTHAIGPAGTPTGAATKPGKTRPSSAAPGGTVPGATRAGTRPPVVNNGPRTGNRVALTFDADMTDSMLYSLRTGKVKSYANLKIIDLLEREELPATFFLTGKWVERYPDLTRRLAANPRFELANHTYGHLAFTGDCYDLPRVPANNMTEDVAKTFRVIEPYGGRQTRYFRFPGLCHDTAALSALAPLGLTVVDGDVVSGDPFATAWQPIVRAVLDKVRPGSVVIMHVTEANAAMTDEALPHILAGLRDRDLVPATLSEVLSGS from the coding sequence GTGAGTCGACCCCGGTCCCGGCTACTGCTGGGCGTACTGGTGGCGGTGGCCGTACTCGGCACCGCCACCGCCGCTGTCGGACTGACCGGAACGCTGTCGCCCCCGGACCGCGCGCCGTCCACCGGCGGCGCACCGGGCCCCGACACCCACGCGATCGGTCCGGCCGGCACCCCGACCGGAGCCGCCACCAAGCCGGGCAAGACCAGGCCCAGCAGCGCCGCGCCGGGTGGCACCGTCCCCGGCGCGACGCGGGCGGGGACCAGGCCACCGGTGGTCAACAACGGACCGCGTACGGGCAACCGGGTCGCGCTCACCTTCGACGCCGACATGACCGACTCGATGCTCTACAGCCTGCGTACGGGCAAGGTGAAGTCGTACGCCAACCTGAAGATCATCGACCTGCTGGAACGGGAAGAACTGCCGGCCACCTTCTTCCTGACCGGTAAGTGGGTCGAGCGCTACCCCGACCTGACCCGTCGACTGGCGGCGAATCCCCGGTTCGAGCTGGCCAACCACACGTACGGGCACCTGGCGTTCACCGGGGACTGCTACGACCTGCCCCGGGTGCCGGCCAACAACATGACCGAGGACGTGGCGAAGACCTTCCGGGTGATCGAGCCGTACGGCGGCCGGCAGACCCGCTACTTCCGCTTCCCCGGCCTGTGCCACGACACGGCGGCCCTCTCCGCGCTCGCCCCGCTCGGCCTGACCGTGGTCGACGGGGACGTGGTCAGCGGGGACCCGTTCGCCACCGCCTGGCAACCGATCGTCAGGGCGGTGCTCGACAAGGTACGTCCGGGCTCGGTGGTGATCATGCACGTCACCGAGGCGAACGCCGCGATGACCGACGAGGCGCTTCCGCACATCCTGGCCGGCCTGCGGGACCGCGATCTGGTCCCGGCGACCCTCTCCGAGGTCCTCAGCGGATCTTGA
- a CDS encoding DUF4126 domain-containing protein has protein sequence MLEALTGTGLAASSGLNAYIPLMIMGLLSRFTGLIDLPSGWQWLSNGWVLAILAVLLAVEFVADKVPVVDHVNDLVQTVVRPTAGGLAFSAGSSSETVTVTDPGSFFSSNQWVPIVTGMLIAFGVHAVKSAARPLINAGTAGFGAPVASTAEDATSVVVSLVAIVLPVLVLVFLVGFAILVPWLLRRRRERKRERDAARAAGFRV, from the coding sequence GTGCTGGAAGCCCTCACCGGTACGGGCCTGGCCGCATCGTCCGGCCTGAACGCGTACATCCCCCTGATGATCATGGGACTGCTGTCCCGGTTCACCGGTCTGATCGACCTGCCCAGCGGTTGGCAGTGGCTGTCCAACGGCTGGGTGCTGGCGATCCTGGCGGTGCTGCTCGCGGTCGAGTTCGTCGCCGACAAGGTGCCGGTGGTCGACCACGTCAACGATCTCGTGCAGACGGTGGTCCGGCCGACCGCCGGCGGGTTGGCGTTCAGCGCCGGCTCCAGTTCGGAGACGGTGACGGTCACCGACCCGGGGAGCTTCTTCTCCTCCAACCAGTGGGTGCCGATCGTGACCGGCATGCTGATCGCGTTCGGCGTACACGCGGTGAAGTCGGCGGCCCGGCCGCTGATCAACGCCGGCACCGCCGGTTTCGGCGCCCCGGTCGCCAGCACCGCCGAGGACGCGACCAGCGTGGTCGTGTCGCTCGTGGCGATCGTCCTGCCGGTGCTGGTACTGGTCTTCCTGGTCGGCTTCGCGATCCTGGTGCCCTGGTTGCTGCGCCGCCGACGGGAGCGCAAACGGGAACGGGACGCCGCCCGAGCGGCCGGTTTCCGCGTCTGA
- the nucS gene encoding endonuclease NucS, translating into MRLVIARCAVDYVGRLSAHLPLATRLLMVKADGSVSIHADDRAYKPLNWMSPPCKLEEAPGVWRVVNKAGEELRITLEEVFQDTSYELGVDPGLRKDGVEAHLQELLAANPTTLGDGFTLIRREYPTAIGPVDLLCRDGASATVAVEVKRRGDIDGVEQLTRYLELLNRDPLLAPVHGVFAAQEIKPQARVLATDRGIRCVAVNYDRLRGIERDELTLF; encoded by the coding sequence GTGCGGTTGGTGATAGCGCGATGCGCGGTGGACTATGTGGGACGACTCTCGGCGCATCTGCCGCTGGCCACCCGCCTGCTGATGGTCAAGGCGGACGGGTCGGTGTCGATCCACGCCGACGACCGGGCGTACAAGCCGCTCAACTGGATGAGCCCGCCCTGCAAGCTGGAAGAGGCACCCGGTGTGTGGCGGGTGGTGAACAAGGCCGGCGAGGAACTGCGAATCACCCTGGAGGAGGTCTTCCAGGACACCTCGTACGAGCTCGGGGTGGACCCCGGCCTGCGCAAGGACGGGGTGGAGGCGCACCTCCAGGAGTTGCTGGCGGCGAACCCGACCACCCTCGGCGACGGGTTCACGCTGATCCGCCGGGAGTACCCGACCGCGATCGGCCCGGTCGACCTGCTCTGCCGCGACGGGGCATCGGCCACCGTGGCGGTCGAGGTGAAGCGGCGCGGCGACATCGACGGCGTGGAGCAACTTACCCGCTACCTCGAGCTGCTCAACCGCGACCCGCTGCTCGCCCCGGTGCACGGCGTCTTCGCCGCCCAGGAGATCAAGCCGCAGGCCCGGGTGCTCGCCACCGACCGTGGCATCCGCTGTGTCGCCGTCAACTACGACCGCCTGCGCGGCATCGAACGCGACGAGCTGACCCTGTTCTAG
- a CDS encoding DUF397 domain-containing protein: protein MNTPDFSGATWRKSRRSDSNGGQCVEVAVRSGAVGLRDSKDPAGPVLVFTPDCWTTFVGAVRRTAFQG, encoded by the coding sequence ATGAACACCCCGGACTTCTCCGGCGCGACCTGGCGCAAGAGCCGCCGCAGCGACTCGAACGGCGGTCAGTGCGTGGAGGTGGCGGTCCGGTCCGGCGCCGTCGGCCTGCGGGACTCCAAGGATCCCGCCGGCCCGGTGCTGGTGTTCACCCCCGACTGCTGGACAACCTTCGTCGGCGCGGTACGCCGCACCGCCTTCCAGGGGTAG
- a CDS encoding DUF5753 domain-containing protein gives MVSGGCGSSRGRRSSRRCRARCREPGASQIRWYQAEIMPGLFQTGGCIRTVLTAGQTKIDEDELNQQIALRKARANILDQPDPPQLNVILSESALRRNVGGPEVMRAQLRYLAEVAERRNIELQVLPLDAPTYAIASFGFTLLRFDHDAASDVVYLEDYTDASYLDRLDAVRSYSTLWDRLSAAALGPVESRKLILRLADQQDSEDPGRQG, from the coding sequence GTGGTTAGCGGTGGATGCGGATCCAGTCGGGGGCGTCGTTCCAGTCGTCGATGTCGGGCTCGTTGCCGAGAGCCGGGCGCCTCACAGATCCGCTGGTACCAGGCGGAGATCATGCCGGGCCTGTTCCAGACCGGCGGCTGTATCCGTACGGTGCTCACCGCCGGGCAGACGAAGATCGACGAGGACGAGCTGAACCAGCAGATCGCCCTGCGGAAGGCGCGGGCGAACATCCTCGACCAACCGGATCCGCCGCAGCTCAACGTCATCCTGAGCGAGTCCGCCCTGCGCCGCAACGTCGGCGGCCCCGAGGTGATGCGGGCACAGCTCCGCTACCTCGCCGAGGTGGCCGAGCGCCGCAACATCGAGCTACAGGTGCTCCCGCTGGACGCACCGACCTACGCAATCGCCTCGTTCGGGTTCACCCTCCTCCGGTTCGACCACGACGCCGCGTCCGATGTGGTCTATCTGGAGGACTACACCGACGCAAGCTACCTGGACCGGCTCGACGCGGTGCGGTCATACTCGACGCTGTGGGACCGGCTGTCCGCCGCCGCGCTGGGACCGGTCGAGTCACGGAAACTGATCCTGCGCCTGGCCGACCAACAGGACAGCGAGGATCCGGGTCGGCAGGGCTAG
- a CDS encoding class I SAM-dependent methyltransferase yields the protein MGIHGLRSRLVESEDSFAARRRSRRADWLVETFPDLAQMSVIDLGGRVETWARAAVRPKHVHVVNLEKPPSEIPAWAEVDHGDACALPPGILDRRYDLVFSNSVLEHVGGHERRVRFAETVHLLSNAHWVQTPYRYFPIEPHWIAPGMQFLPVRLRTLMARKWPLAHSPAKNHEAAIRQVLWTELVDRSQMRHYFPRSRIRIERLATLPKSLIAILGAP from the coding sequence GTGGGCATACACGGATTGCGGTCGCGCCTGGTCGAGAGCGAAGACTCGTTCGCCGCCCGGCGCCGTAGCCGACGAGCGGACTGGCTGGTCGAGACGTTTCCCGACCTCGCCCAGATGTCCGTCATCGACCTCGGCGGCCGCGTCGAGACCTGGGCCCGCGCAGCCGTCCGCCCCAAGCACGTACACGTGGTCAACCTGGAGAAGCCGCCGTCCGAGATCCCGGCCTGGGCCGAGGTCGACCACGGCGACGCCTGCGCGCTTCCTCCCGGCATCCTGGACCGCCGCTACGACCTCGTCTTCTCCAACTCCGTGCTGGAACACGTCGGCGGCCACGAACGCCGGGTACGGTTCGCCGAGACGGTGCACCTGCTCAGCAACGCACACTGGGTGCAGACCCCGTACCGGTACTTCCCGATCGAGCCACACTGGATCGCCCCGGGCATGCAGTTCCTGCCGGTCCGCCTCCGTACCCTGATGGCCCGCAAGTGGCCGCTGGCCCACTCCCCGGCGAAGAACCACGAGGCCGCGATCCGCCAGGTGCTCTGGACCGAACTGGTAGACCGCTCACAGATGCGCCACTACTTCCCCCGCTCCCGCATCCGCATCGAACGCCTGGCCACCCTCCCCAAATCCCTAATAGCCATCCTCGGCGCCCCCTAA
- a CDS encoding aldehyde dehydrogenase family protein, translated as MTAPFGPGVPVIDHGELVSTHPATGVEVGRFPVAGADDLIQRVSLAREAATWWAGLGFAGRRVRLLHWRALLARRIDELAALVHAEGGKPVADAIVEIASAIEHVDWAARNAKRVLGRRRVRSRLIVAEFSGRLEYQPYGVIGVIGPWNYPVLTPMGSIAYALAAGNAVVLKPSEYTPAVGQWLVDAFAEVVPEQPVLQAVHGLGDVGATLCRAGVNKVAFTGSTATARKVMAACAESLTPVLLEAGGKDAMIVDADADLDAAADAAVWGALTNAGQTCIGIERVYAVEAVYNDFVARVVTKAEKLTVGSEPEAHLGPITMPGQLDVIRRHIDDALARGGRAVLGGADAVQPPYVRPTILVDVPEDALAVREETFGPTLTISRVENADVAVTRANAVPYGLGGSVFGKRRAVEIARRLRSGMVAVNSSLTFVGMSTLPFGGVGDSGFGRIHGDDGLREFGRAKAITVRRGPSLLPSTTFDRTPAQVAKIAKAVKFMYGR; from the coding sequence ATGACGGCTCCGTTTGGTCCCGGCGTTCCGGTGATCGACCACGGCGAGTTGGTTTCCACCCATCCGGCCACCGGCGTGGAGGTGGGCCGCTTCCCCGTGGCCGGCGCCGACGACCTGATCCAGCGGGTGTCCCTGGCGCGCGAGGCCGCGACCTGGTGGGCCGGGCTGGGCTTCGCCGGCCGCAGGGTACGGCTGCTGCACTGGCGGGCGCTGCTCGCCCGCCGGATCGACGAACTCGCCGCTCTGGTGCACGCCGAGGGCGGCAAACCGGTCGCGGACGCGATCGTGGAGATCGCCTCGGCCATCGAGCACGTCGACTGGGCGGCCCGCAACGCCAAACGGGTGCTCGGCCGGCGGCGGGTCCGCTCGCGGCTGATCGTCGCCGAGTTCTCCGGCCGACTCGAATACCAGCCGTACGGGGTGATCGGCGTGATCGGCCCGTGGAACTATCCGGTGCTCACCCCGATGGGTTCGATCGCGTACGCGCTCGCCGCGGGAAATGCCGTGGTGCTCAAGCCGAGCGAGTACACCCCGGCGGTCGGACAGTGGTTGGTCGACGCCTTCGCCGAGGTGGTGCCGGAGCAGCCCGTACTCCAGGCGGTGCACGGGCTCGGCGACGTCGGGGCGACGCTCTGCCGGGCCGGGGTGAACAAGGTGGCGTTCACCGGTTCCACCGCGACCGCCCGCAAGGTGATGGCCGCGTGCGCGGAGTCGCTGACCCCGGTCCTGCTGGAGGCGGGCGGCAAGGACGCGATGATCGTGGACGCCGACGCCGACCTGGACGCGGCGGCCGACGCGGCGGTCTGGGGTGCGCTGACGAACGCCGGCCAGACCTGCATCGGGATAGAACGGGTCTATGCGGTGGAGGCCGTCTATAACGACTTCGTGGCCAGGGTGGTGACGAAGGCGGAAAAGCTCACCGTGGGGTCGGAACCCGAGGCACATCTCGGCCCGATCACCATGCCCGGACAGCTCGACGTGATCCGTCGCCACATCGACGACGCCCTGGCCAGGGGCGGTCGCGCGGTGCTCGGCGGTGCCGACGCGGTGCAGCCGCCGTACGTCCGACCGACCATCCTGGTGGACGTGCCGGAGGATGCCTTGGCGGTCCGCGAGGAGACCTTCGGACCGACCCTCACCATCAGCCGGGTGGAGAACGCCGATGTTGCCGTGACCAGGGCAAACGCGGTTCCGTACGGGCTCGGCGGCTCGGTGTTCGGCAAGCGCCGGGCGGTCGAGATCGCCCGGCGACTGCGCTCCGGGATGGTCGCGGTGAACTCGTCGTTGACCTTCGTCGGGATGTCCACACTGCCCTTCGGCGGGGTGGGCGACTCCGGTTTCGGGCGAATCCACGGCGACGACGGGCTGCGCGAGTTCGGCCGGGCGAAGGCGATCACCGTACGACGTGGACCGTCCCTGCTGCCCTCGACAACCTTCGACCGAACCCCGGCACAGGTCGCAAAAATCGCAAAAGCCGTCAAGTTTATGTACGGTCGGTGA
- a CDS encoding FHA domain-containing protein yields the protein MSDELNLLPLLTVANGPLRGASFRLRPGTRRIGRDEGVDIVIDDRKVSRRHATVELVDGRALLTDCGSTNGTWLNDQRISQVRELRDGDRVRVGHVELRFFDPAAALTDPVGAIRYTPNFPPPALRAVDEASASSTAAALGAPTQMMSTGPRPARLFWIFGGGAVLAGWAAWALLILN from the coding sequence ATGTCGGACGAGTTGAATCTTCTTCCACTGCTGACGGTGGCCAACGGCCCGCTGCGCGGGGCGAGCTTCCGGCTGCGGCCGGGTACCCGGCGGATCGGCCGCGACGAGGGGGTGGACATCGTGATCGACGACCGGAAGGTGAGCCGGCGGCACGCCACGGTGGAACTGGTCGACGGTCGCGCCCTGCTGACCGACTGCGGGTCGACCAACGGCACCTGGCTCAATGACCAGCGGATCTCCCAGGTACGGGAGTTGCGCGATGGCGACCGGGTCCGGGTCGGTCACGTCGAACTGCGGTTCTTCGACCCGGCCGCGGCACTGACCGACCCGGTGGGCGCGATCCGGTACACCCCGAACTTCCCGCCCCCGGCGCTCCGGGCGGTTGACGAGGCGTCCGCGTCGTCGACCGCCGCCGCGCTCGGCGCCCCGACCCAGATGATGTCGACCGGACCCCGGCCAGCCCGGCTGTTCTGGATCTTCGGCGGGGGTGCCGTACTGGCCGGGTGGGCGGCCTGGGCCCTGCTGATACTCAACTAG
- a CDS encoding alpha/beta fold hydrolase translates to METEQVNITARGITQNVLVAGPADGSPVLLIHGNCSSADFWQPLLRHLPPTLRVVAPDLRGYGATDSAPVDATRGLRDFSDDVAALLDAPGLFGAPGARPVVVAHSMGAGVAMQLLVDHPDRIRALLLESPLSPYGFGGTRDLDGTPTSADFAGTGAGTANPDFVARIAAKDRGVDAPTSPRNVMRTAYVADPATFGDDEELLLDSMLSTAIGEANYPGDATTTDTWPGVGPGRRGVLNTMAPNHFRVADELVAVAVKPPITWVRGDADAIVSDTSLFDLAYLGSLGLVPGWPGEQECPPQPMVGQTRAVLERYAAAGGAYREIVYPECGHSPHVERPSEFAAALLDLIL, encoded by the coding sequence ATGGAAACCGAACAGGTGAACATCACCGCCCGGGGCATCACCCAGAACGTGCTCGTCGCCGGGCCGGCGGACGGCAGCCCGGTCCTGCTGATCCACGGCAACTGCTCGTCCGCCGACTTCTGGCAACCGCTGCTGCGCCACCTGCCGCCCACGCTCCGGGTGGTCGCACCCGACCTGCGCGGTTACGGCGCGACCGACAGCGCCCCGGTGGACGCCACCCGGGGCCTGCGTGACTTCTCCGACGACGTCGCCGCGTTGCTCGACGCCCCGGGCCTGTTCGGTGCCCCCGGCGCCCGGCCGGTGGTGGTGGCCCACTCGATGGGGGCCGGTGTCGCCATGCAACTCCTGGTCGACCACCCGGACCGGATCCGCGCGCTGCTGCTGGAATCGCCGCTGTCGCCGTACGGGTTCGGGGGCACCCGGGACCTGGACGGCACCCCGACCAGCGCCGACTTCGCGGGCACCGGGGCCGGCACGGCCAACCCCGACTTCGTCGCCCGGATCGCCGCCAAGGACCGGGGCGTGGACGCGCCGACCAGCCCCCGCAACGTCATGCGGACCGCGTACGTGGCCGACCCGGCGACGTTCGGCGACGACGAGGAACTCCTGCTGGACAGCATGCTCAGCACCGCGATCGGCGAGGCGAACTACCCCGGTGACGCGACCACCACCGACACCTGGCCGGGCGTCGGTCCTGGCCGTCGGGGGGTGCTCAACACCATGGCCCCGAACCACTTCCGGGTCGCCGACGAGCTGGTCGCCGTCGCGGTCAAGCCACCGATCACCTGGGTACGCGGCGACGCCGACGCCATCGTCTCGGACACCTCCCTGTTCGACCTGGCGTACCTCGGTTCGCTCGGCCTGGTCCCCGGCTGGCCCGGCGAGCAGGAGTGCCCGCCGCAGCCGATGGTCGGGCAGACCCGGGCGGTGCTGGAGCGCTACGCGGCGGCCGGTGGGGCGTACCGCGAGATCGTCTACCCCGAGTGCGGCCACTCGCCGCACGTCGAGCGCCCGTCCGAGTTCGCCGCCGCACTGCTGGACCTGATCCTGTGA
- a CDS encoding alpha/beta hydrolase yields MTGPGEPEGTPPYARRTVPVDGGELTVGEWGRGGGGPLLLAVHGITSSHLAWSVVGERLGADHRLVAVDLRGRGGSRDLPRPYGMARHAADLVRVIEAYGGGPVVLLGHSMGGFVAVELARTHPELVRRLVLVDGGAPLPAPPGLDAGADEQAVTALISATVGPAFTRLTRTFPDRETYLTMWREHPSFADWTPAMQRYVDYDLVGTAPELRPACRLEAAVRDARDQYAYPGLEPSPLPVPAVFLRAPRGMLDEPDKPLYPAGYAAHWLPGTVEETVPGVNHYTIALGDGGAAAIEAAVRTGG; encoded by the coding sequence GTGACCGGACCGGGGGAGCCGGAGGGAACACCGCCGTACGCCCGGCGGACCGTGCCGGTGGACGGCGGGGAGCTGACCGTCGGTGAGTGGGGGCGGGGCGGCGGCGGGCCGCTGCTGCTGGCCGTACACGGAATCACCTCGTCCCACCTGGCCTGGTCGGTGGTGGGTGAGCGGCTCGGCGCCGACCACCGGCTGGTCGCGGTCGACCTGCGGGGACGCGGCGGCAGCCGGGACCTGCCCCGCCCGTACGGGATGGCCCGGCACGCGGCCGACCTGGTCCGGGTGATCGAGGCGTACGGCGGCGGCCCGGTCGTGCTGCTCGGCCACTCGATGGGCGGATTCGTCGCCGTCGAGCTGGCCCGAACCCACCCGGAACTGGTCCGGCGGCTGGTGCTGGTCGACGGCGGCGCGCCGCTGCCGGCCCCACCCGGTCTGGACGCGGGCGCGGACGAGCAGGCCGTCACGGCGCTGATCTCGGCGACCGTCGGACCCGCGTTCACCCGGCTGACCAGGACCTTCCCGGACCGGGAGACGTACCTGACGATGTGGCGGGAGCACCCGTCCTTCGCCGACTGGACCCCGGCGATGCAGCGGTACGTCGACTACGACCTGGTCGGCACCGCCCCCGAGCTGCGCCCGGCCTGCCGGCTGGAAGCGGCCGTACGGGACGCCCGCGACCAGTACGCCTACCCCGGTCTCGAGCCGTCCCCGCTGCCGGTGCCGGCGGTCTTCCTGCGGGCGCCGCGCGGAATGCTCGACGAGCCGGACAAGCCGCTCTACCCGGCCGGGTACGCCGCGCACTGGCTGCCCGGCACGGTCGAGGAGACGGTGCCGGGGGTGAACCACTACACCATCGCCCTCGGTGACGGCGGCGCCGCGGCGATCGAGGCGGCGGTCCGGACCGGCGGCTGA
- a CDS encoding 3-hydroxyacyl-CoA dehydrogenase family protein codes for MAREITNVGVIGLGTMGAGIVEVFARNGIDVLAVEISEEALERGQTTLTGSTDRAVARGKLAAEQRDALLGRVTFAVGLAALENVDLVIEAVPERLDLKRRLFAELDRICRPDTILATNTSSLSVTEISVATTRPARVVGMHFFNPAPVMKLVEVIRTVVTAPEVVADVEALCARLGKVDVTINDRAGFIANSLLFGYLNQAVAMFEARYATREDLDAAMRLGCGLPMGPLALLDLIGLDTAYEILDTMYRRGGRDRRHAPVPLIRQMVTAGLLGRKSGRGFYTYERPGSAAVVPDDLTPVAVEPVAGVDAPGTVGLVGPGPLATALAEVFAAAGYRVVVVSGDDDPDLARLAEVDLVVEAIDGDLADRRALFARLDKVCRPGAVLATTAATGPVIDLAMATGRPADVIGLHFPHPAPDRQLVEIVRTVRTSAGTVAAGRGVAVALGRTGVVSDDRAGFVVDALLFPYLNDAVKMLEASYATAEDIDHAMRLGCAYPVGPFELLDRVGLDVALEIQRGVYRAAREPGLAPAPLLEQLVTAGHLGRGTGRGFREGTVSS; via the coding sequence GTGGCACGCGAGATCACCAACGTCGGCGTCATCGGCCTGGGCACCATGGGCGCCGGGATCGTCGAGGTGTTCGCCCGCAACGGGATCGACGTACTGGCGGTGGAGATCTCCGAGGAGGCGCTGGAGCGGGGGCAGACCACGCTGACCGGCTCCACCGACCGCGCCGTGGCCCGGGGCAAGCTCGCCGCCGAGCAGCGCGACGCGCTCCTGGGTCGGGTCACCTTCGCCGTCGGACTCGCCGCGCTGGAGAACGTCGACCTGGTCATCGAGGCGGTACCCGAGCGGCTCGACCTCAAGCGGCGCCTCTTCGCCGAACTCGACCGGATCTGCCGGCCGGACACCATCCTCGCCACCAACACCTCCTCGCTCAGCGTCACCGAGATCTCCGTCGCCACCACCCGGCCGGCACGGGTCGTCGGGATGCACTTCTTCAACCCGGCCCCGGTGATGAAGCTGGTCGAGGTGATCCGGACGGTGGTCACCGCCCCCGAGGTGGTGGCCGACGTCGAGGCGCTCTGCGCCCGGCTCGGCAAGGTCGACGTGACCATCAACGACCGGGCCGGCTTCATCGCCAACTCGCTGCTCTTCGGCTATCTGAACCAGGCCGTGGCGATGTTCGAGGCGCGGTACGCGACCCGCGAGGACCTCGACGCGGCGATGCGGCTCGGCTGCGGGCTGCCGATGGGGCCACTGGCCCTGCTGGACCTGATCGGCCTCGACACCGCGTACGAGATCCTGGACACGATGTACCGGCGCGGGGGTCGGGACCGCCGGCACGCACCCGTACCGCTGATCCGGCAGATGGTCACCGCCGGGCTGCTCGGCCGCAAGTCCGGCCGGGGGTTCTACACCTATGAGCGGCCGGGCTCGGCTGCGGTCGTACCCGATGACCTGACGCCGGTGGCGGTCGAGCCGGTGGCCGGCGTCGACGCGCCGGGCACCGTCGGCCTGGTCGGCCCCGGTCCGCTCGCCACCGCCCTGGCCGAGGTCTTCGCCGCGGCCGGCTACCGGGTGGTGGTCGTGTCCGGCGACGACGATCCGGACCTGGCCCGACTGGCCGAGGTCGACCTGGTGGTCGAGGCGATCGACGGCGACCTCGCCGACCGGCGGGCGCTCTTCGCCCGGCTCGACAAGGTCTGTCGGCCGGGGGCGGTGCTCGCCACCACCGCCGCCACCGGCCCGGTGATCGACCTCGCGATGGCCACCGGGCGCCCGGCCGACGTGATCGGGTTGCACTTCCCGCACCCGGCGCCGGACCGGCAACTGGTGGAGATCGTCCGTACCGTCCGCACCTCGGCGGGGACCGTCGCCGCCGGGCGGGGGGTCGCGGTGGCGCTCGGCCGGACCGGTGTGGTCAGCGACGACCGGGCCGGCTTCGTGGTCGACGCGCTGCTGTTCCCGTACCTGAACGACGCGGTGAAGATGCTGGAGGCGTCGTACGCGACCGCCGAGGACATCGACCACGCGATGCGGCTCGGATGCGCGTACCCGGTCGGCCCGTTCGAACTGCTCGACCGGGTGGGGCTGGACGTGGCGCTGGAGATCCAGCGGGGCGTCTACCGGGCGGCACGGGAGCCGGGGCTGGCCCCCGCGCCGCTGCTGGAGCAGCTGGTGACCGCCGGTCACCTCGGCCGGGGGACCGGCCGGGGCTTCCGGGAGGGGACTGTCAGCTCTTGA
- a CDS encoding Ig-like domain-containing protein yields MWRKRITVLAVAVAMALVGAAPAAIAGYQGEPLYGDLNGDGIVDRAVLTGGGPGQCGVQVALGNGSGGYGTATTHLYDNPDNEYDHCPDMGVVVDLGGDGTVELVLAWFDGRPPGVDSDLLVLRDYQPVAGFDAIYQPSYIGLADFNGDGRQDVYEWTDQGDGFLTYLNTASGQLVPGPVKWPCGWDPDYVLADFNRNGATDVVISYAGGCEYETGVVVVLDNGAVVDLEGDPVGDSYWGVAVLDANGDGIPDVRTTDVTTGEVTHFIGNGRGGFGAAPLADDDVASTKGTKKVDIPVLANDLATNAAKITIVTQPKYGKLQITSRRTVLYTPNGQHTQADRFVYRLTADGKSDVAGVTIRVKS; encoded by the coding sequence ATGTGGAGGAAGCGGATCACGGTACTGGCGGTCGCGGTGGCGATGGCCTTGGTGGGTGCGGCACCGGCGGCAATCGCCGGTTATCAGGGTGAACCGCTCTACGGCGACCTGAACGGCGACGGCATCGTCGATCGGGCGGTCCTGACCGGTGGCGGTCCCGGGCAGTGCGGTGTCCAGGTGGCGCTCGGCAACGGTTCGGGCGGGTACGGCACCGCCACCACCCACCTCTATGACAACCCCGACAACGAATACGACCACTGCCCGGACATGGGGGTTGTCGTCGACCTCGGCGGAGACGGCACGGTGGAACTGGTGCTGGCCTGGTTCGACGGCCGACCACCGGGGGTGGACAGCGACCTGCTGGTGCTGCGCGACTACCAGCCGGTCGCCGGATTCGACGCGATCTACCAGCCCAGCTACATCGGGCTGGCGGACTTCAACGGCGACGGCCGCCAGGACGTCTACGAGTGGACCGACCAGGGCGACGGATTCCTGACCTACCTCAACACCGCCTCCGGCCAACTCGTGCCCGGTCCGGTGAAGTGGCCCTGCGGCTGGGACCCCGACTACGTGCTGGCCGACTTCAACCGAAACGGCGCAACCGACGTGGTGATCAGCTACGCCGGGGGCTGCGAGTACGAGACCGGGGTGGTCGTGGTCCTGGACAACGGCGCGGTGGTCGACCTCGAGGGGGACCCCGTGGGCGACTCCTACTGGGGCGTCGCGGTGCTCGACGCCAACGGCGACGGCATCCCGGACGTACGGACCACCGACGTCACCACCGGCGAGGTCACCCACTTCATCGGCAACGGTCGGGGCGGCTTCGGCGCGGCACCGCTCGCCGACGACGACGTGGCCTCGACCAAGGGCACCAAGAAGGTCGACATTCCGGTGCTGGCGAACGATCTCGCCACCAACGCCGCGAAGATCACCATCGTGACCCAGCCGAAGTACGGCAAGCTCCAGATCACCAGCCGTCGTACGGTCCTCTACACCCCGAACGGCCAGCACACGCAGGCCGACAGGTTCGTCTACCGGCTCACCGCCGACGGCAAGAGCGACGTCGCCGGGGTGACGATCCGGGTCAAGAGCTGA